From one Bordetella genomosp. 9 genomic stretch:
- a CDS encoding PBSX family phage terminase large subunit, with protein MGARDLPVLEFPEKLQCLFRPARFKVAHGGRGSAKSWSFARALLALGAQRKLRILCTREVQKSIKDSVHKLLSDQVDGIGLGWFYEVLATEIRGANGTEFIFTGLSDQTAESIKSYEGVDIVWVEEAKNVSKRSWSILIPTIRKDGSEIWVSFNPELETDETYSRFVLNPPDNAVVVQINFSDNPWFPQVLEQERLDCLKRDPKGYAQIWEGKCLPAVAGAIYYDEIQAAQDSGRIASVPYDPLLKVHVVLDLGWNDAMFVSLVQKVRSEIRVITSLEDSHKTLDWWSAELRKLNMNWGTMLLPHDGEHKDFKTAKSAKEIMEALGWAVKITPNLRVEEGIKLTRMAFPQMVFDKVKADRIVQCAKRYRRSINQQTNEPGAPLHDEWSHGADNLRYIAINADQMTNEDWGGPLHYPDLGTF; from the coding sequence ATGGGCGCGCGCGATCTGCCGGTACTGGAGTTCCCTGAGAAGCTCCAGTGCCTGTTTCGTCCTGCCCGCTTCAAGGTGGCGCATGGTGGGCGGGGCTCGGCTAAGTCGTGGTCGTTCGCTCGAGCGCTGCTGGCGTTGGGTGCACAGCGGAAGCTGCGGATCCTCTGCACGCGGGAAGTACAGAAGTCGATCAAGGATTCGGTTCACAAGCTGCTGTCCGACCAGGTGGACGGTATCGGCCTGGGTTGGTTCTACGAAGTCCTGGCCACCGAGATACGGGGCGCGAACGGTACGGAGTTCATCTTTACCGGCCTGTCGGACCAGACGGCCGAATCGATCAAGTCCTATGAGGGCGTCGATATCGTCTGGGTCGAAGAGGCCAAGAACGTCAGTAAGCGTTCCTGGAGCATCCTGATCCCGACGATCCGCAAGGACGGCTCGGAAATCTGGGTGTCCTTTAACCCGGAGCTGGAGACGGACGAAACCTATTCGCGTTTCGTGCTGAACCCGCCGGATAACGCGGTGGTCGTTCAGATCAACTTCAGCGATAACCCGTGGTTCCCGCAGGTGCTGGAGCAAGAGCGGCTGGATTGCCTCAAGCGCGACCCGAAGGGCTACGCCCAGATATGGGAAGGCAAGTGCTTGCCGGCTGTGGCTGGGGCGATCTACTACGACGAGATTCAGGCGGCGCAGGACAGCGGACGCATTGCCAGTGTTCCGTATGACCCGCTGCTGAAAGTCCATGTGGTCCTGGACCTAGGCTGGAACGACGCCATGTTCGTCTCCCTGGTGCAGAAGGTACGCAGTGAGATCCGGGTGATCACCAGCCTGGAAGACAGCCACAAGACGTTGGACTGGTGGTCTGCCGAACTGCGCAAGCTGAACATGAACTGGGGAACGATGTTGCTGCCCCATGACGGCGAGCACAAAGACTTCAAGACCGCCAAGAGCGCCAAGGAAATCATGGAGGCGCTTGGGTGGGCGGTGAAGATCACGCCGAATCTCCGGGTGGAAGAGGGCATCAAGCTGACCCGCATGGCCTTCCCGCAGATGGTGTTCGACAAGGTGAAGGCTGACCGCATCGTCCAGTGCGCCAAGCGCTACCGCCGCAGCATCAACCAACAGACGAATGAGCCAGGCGCGCCGTTGCATGACGAGTGGAGCCACGGCGCCGACAACCTGCGGTACATCGCAATCAACGCTGACCAGATGACAAACGAAGATTGGGGCGGACCGCTCCACTATCCTGACTTGGGGACGTTCTGA
- a CDS encoding portal protein has translation MPKLSDDEFHKILDSQINEAASWQEEHLKDDRDRNYRYYLGGADPAPAGRSQAVSWDVYETVESALPDLIEIFLSGDNVAEYEPVGQEDEAYAQQATDYINYIFLKQNPGFLIMNTWIKDALLSKMGIVRAYWATCEKVTRRDYTGIDEDQLTQLLADPDSEVEEQSTQDDPQDVQAREQAQQVLNTLAPEMRAQAEAYLATPVRQLYDVTIKTTRKKGRVYIDNVQPENFIVTPRAKNIGAADIVGEMKYMSRSDMLEAGYKKSDVDKVQSFDSILSEDGGIAQTANDETESNRDTQEWPDKATEEVLVFDGFIRLDYDGDGIAEWRRVVRGGNLTLVNDDAEDNDFVVMSPILIPHRLVGMALADPVVPIQQSSTAMQRQYIDSLMLANNPRTYVNTQAGVNLDDLLNNRIGGIVRGQQPMQNAVSPLVTTNVADSALQGIEFMDSRREARTGITRYNQGLDADSLNKTATGVSKIMTAGDRRKLMMARIMAETGVKDLFRLLLRLVTENQDKPATIKLRNQWVQMDPTGWSPEMDVTIETGLGSGDKSQMVAILNQVLTIQQTAISAQAPVVTMKNVYNTLAQLVKVAGLKYVDKYFTDPGDAPAQPPQGQDQGDDPNATALAQAQVQSAQIQLQGKQMQVEADRESRQMDFQIEQIKLQQAQVQLEIAKANLALKQAEAGSKAALASREQDRKDLETVANLSRPEVPNAAQ, from the coding sequence ATGCCGAAGCTATCGGATGACGAATTCCACAAGATTCTGGACAGCCAGATCAACGAGGCCGCGTCCTGGCAGGAAGAGCACCTGAAGGACGACCGCGACCGGAACTATCGGTATTACCTGGGCGGGGCTGACCCTGCGCCCGCCGGCCGCTCTCAGGCCGTGTCCTGGGACGTGTACGAGACGGTCGAGTCCGCACTCCCTGACCTGATCGAAATCTTTCTGTCTGGCGACAACGTGGCCGAGTACGAGCCCGTGGGCCAGGAAGACGAAGCGTATGCGCAGCAGGCAACCGACTACATCAACTACATCTTCCTGAAGCAAAACCCCGGCTTCCTGATCATGAACACCTGGATCAAGGACGCCTTGCTGTCGAAGATGGGGATCGTTCGGGCGTACTGGGCAACCTGCGAGAAGGTGACGCGGCGGGACTATACGGGGATCGATGAGGATCAGCTGACGCAACTGCTGGCCGATCCTGACTCCGAAGTCGAGGAACAGTCTACCCAGGACGACCCCCAGGACGTGCAGGCCCGCGAGCAAGCGCAGCAGGTACTGAACACCCTGGCGCCAGAGATGCGCGCTCAAGCCGAGGCGTATCTGGCCACCCCTGTCCGTCAGCTGTACGACGTGACGATCAAGACCACGCGCAAGAAAGGCCGGGTCTACATCGATAACGTCCAACCTGAGAACTTCATCGTCACGCCCCGGGCCAAGAACATCGGAGCGGCTGACATTGTGGGCGAGATGAAGTATATGTCCCGCTCCGACATGCTGGAGGCTGGATACAAGAAGTCCGACGTCGATAAAGTCCAATCGTTCGATTCGATCCTCTCCGAGGATGGCGGCATCGCCCAGACGGCGAACGACGAGACGGAATCGAACCGCGACACGCAGGAATGGCCCGACAAGGCGACCGAGGAAGTCCTGGTATTCGACGGCTTCATCCGCCTGGACTACGACGGCGACGGCATCGCGGAATGGCGACGGGTGGTCCGGGGTGGGAATCTGACCCTGGTGAACGACGATGCGGAAGACAACGACTTTGTGGTCATGTCGCCCATCTTGATCCCGCACCGCTTGGTGGGGATGGCGCTGGCTGATCCTGTGGTGCCGATCCAGCAGTCCAGCACGGCGATGCAGCGACAGTACATCGACTCGCTGATGCTGGCGAACAACCCGCGTACGTACGTCAACACGCAGGCGGGCGTGAACCTGGACGACCTGCTGAACAACCGGATCGGCGGTATCGTCCGGGGCCAGCAACCCATGCAGAACGCCGTATCGCCGCTGGTGACCACGAACGTAGCGGACTCGGCCTTGCAGGGTATCGAGTTCATGGACAGCCGCAGGGAAGCCCGTACCGGCATCACCCGGTACAACCAGGGGCTAGACGCGGACAGCCTGAACAAGACAGCCACGGGCGTGAGCAAGATCATGACGGCCGGCGACCGCCGCAAGCTCATGATGGCCCGGATCATGGCGGAGACGGGTGTGAAAGACCTGTTCCGCCTGCTGCTGCGCCTGGTGACGGAGAACCAGGACAAGCCGGCGACGATCAAGTTGCGCAACCAGTGGGTGCAGATGGATCCGACCGGCTGGTCGCCTGAGATGGACGTGACCATCGAGACGGGCCTGGGGTCTGGGGATAAGTCGCAGATGGTGGCGATCCTCAATCAGGTCCTCACGATACAGCAGACCGCCATAAGTGCTCAGGCGCCTGTGGTGACGATGAAGAATGTTTACAACACCCTGGCGCAGCTGGTGAAGGTCGCGGGGCTCAAGTACGTGGACAAGTACTTCACGGACCCTGGAGACGCGCCGGCACAGCCGCCGCAGGGGCAAGACCAGGGAGACGATCCGAACGCCACGGCGTTGGCCCAGGCGCAAGTCCAATCCGCACAGATCCAGCTCCAGGGCAAGCAGATGCAGGTCGAGGCCGACCGCGAATCCCGCCAGATGGACTTCCAGATCGAGCAGATCAAGCTGCAACAGGCTCAGGTGCAGTTGGAGATAGCTAAGGCGAACCTGGCGCTCAAGCAGGCTGAGGCGGGCAGTAAAGCCGCACTGGCGTCCCGCGAGCAGGACCGCAAGGACTTGGAGACTGTCGCCAACCTGAGCCGCCCGGAGGTGCCGAATGCAGCTCAATGA
- a CDS encoding DUF5309 domain-containing protein gives MAKLANSFDTYTAVGDRESLSDQIYRISPEETPFVSAIGKGKAQATYEEWQTDALATPSNNKVVQGNEPTPAALTPTVRLGNRTQISEKTYAITETQEAVNKAGRKSEVAYQDAKKMVELKRDIEFAALQNTTAIAGDGTTAPQARGVLGFVYGNTSIGTGGADPNPVTNTAPTDGTQRAFTEALLNEAATKAWDSGASDSLSLYVPSSQRPVFSSFDANSTKFQRTEDKELNATINVYVGDFGTYKVVNSRYQRQREVFGIDTSKWSILTLRAMKGQDLAKTGDNRKRMVNTEWTLKCDAPLGNFAVRDLT, from the coding sequence ATGGCAAAACTCGCCAATTCCTTTGACACCTACACCGCTGTAGGTGACCGCGAATCCCTTTCGGACCAGATCTATCGGATCAGCCCGGAGGAAACCCCGTTCGTGTCCGCCATCGGCAAGGGCAAAGCCCAGGCCACGTACGAAGAATGGCAGACCGACGCCCTGGCCACGCCCAGCAACAACAAGGTCGTGCAGGGTAACGAGCCCACGCCGGCCGCGCTGACCCCGACCGTTCGCCTGGGGAACCGTACCCAAATCTCGGAAAAGACGTACGCCATCACCGAGACGCAGGAAGCGGTGAACAAGGCCGGTCGCAAGTCCGAAGTCGCCTATCAGGACGCCAAGAAGATGGTCGAACTGAAGCGCGATATCGAGTTCGCTGCGCTCCAGAACACGACCGCCATTGCCGGCGACGGCACCACCGCCCCGCAGGCTCGCGGCGTCCTGGGCTTCGTCTACGGCAACACCAGCATCGGCACTGGTGGCGCTGACCCCAACCCGGTGACGAACACCGCGCCCACGGATGGCACGCAACGCGCGTTCACCGAAGCGCTGCTGAACGAAGCCGCGACCAAGGCGTGGGATTCGGGCGCCTCGGACAGCCTGTCGCTGTACGTGCCGTCGTCTCAGCGGCCCGTGTTCTCCAGCTTCGATGCGAACTCCACCAAGTTCCAGCGGACCGAGGACAAGGAGCTGAACGCGACCATCAACGTGTACGTGGGCGACTTCGGCACGTACAAGGTCGTGAACAGCCGCTATCAGCGTCAGCGTGAAGTGTTCGGCATCGACACGTCCAAGTGGTCGATTCTGACCCTGCGTGCCATGAAGGGCCAGGACCTGGCGAAGACGGGCGACAACCGCAAGCGCATGGTCAACACCGAATGGACGCTGAAATGCGATGCGCCGCTCGGCAACTTCGCCGTGCGTGACCTGACCTAA
- a CDS encoding replication protein, which translates to MQGDPQVEDGYTRISNELLDAMCRAGLNARQWAVVMAVARKTYGYGKKTDDISLSQLEKQTGIAKSHASTTVAGLVAAKVLTRVAGTFGFTLSINKRYSQWRLQDQSKGIASGGAKTDLATEGLPNREPLSGVTEMGTGVTDLVTAGGVTDSVMGVTDSGTVTESVMLGLPNREPQKETLQKKENTLSTSVDLASETPPEKPPSDVRRVFDHWRDVMQSPRSQLDAKRVKAIKAALKAGYSVDDLRRAISGCSKTPHNMGKNDRHQKYNGIELILRSADQIDRFIANDGQNPAAADGRQDLGEGRYRQDGRIYGADGRPEVVW; encoded by the coding sequence ATGCAGGGCGATCCGCAGGTGGAAGACGGCTATACCAGGATCTCGAACGAGCTCTTGGATGCCATGTGCCGCGCCGGCCTGAATGCCCGTCAGTGGGCAGTCGTCATGGCCGTCGCCCGCAAGACTTACGGGTACGGTAAGAAGACAGACGACATCAGTTTGAGCCAGCTCGAAAAGCAGACCGGCATTGCAAAATCCCACGCAAGCACCACCGTGGCCGGCTTGGTTGCCGCAAAGGTGCTGACGCGCGTCGCGGGTACGTTCGGCTTCACCCTGTCGATCAACAAGCGTTATTCGCAATGGCGCCTGCAGGACCAATCCAAGGGGATTGCATCGGGAGGCGCGAAGACCGATTTGGCAACTGAGGGGTTACCGAATCGGGAACCCCTGTCTGGGGTTACCGAAATGGGAACGGGGGTTACCGATCTGGTAACCGCTGGTGGGGTTACCGACTCGGTAATGGGGGTTACCGATTCGGGAACGGTTACCGAATCGGTAATGCTGGGGTTACCGAATCGGGAACCACAAAAGGAAACTCTACAAAAGAAAGAAAACACCTTGTCGACTTCCGTCGACCTGGCGAGCGAAACGCCGCCCGAAAAACCGCCATCCGACGTGCGACGGGTGTTCGACCACTGGCGCGATGTCATGCAGTCGCCCCGGTCTCAACTCGATGCGAAACGGGTCAAAGCGATCAAGGCGGCGCTGAAGGCTGGTTACAGCGTCGACGACCTGCGCCGCGCGATCAGCGGCTGCAGCAAGACCCCGCACAACATGGGCAAGAACGATCGGCACCAGAAGTACAACGGGATCGAGTTGATCCTGCGGTCGGCCGACCAAATCGACCGATTCATCGCCAACGATGGCCAAAATCCTGCTGCGGCTGACGGGCGCCAGGACTTGGGAGAAGGGCGATATCGGCAGGATGGCCGGATCTACGGCGCTGACGGCAGGCCAGAGGTCGTATGGTGA
- a CDS encoding phage adaptor protein, translating to MSFESYTALTTSIAGWIKRKDQQARIPDFIALFEARMNRVLRTTNQRKYAALNVYGGSVVLPDDFLEPIAIDDGTKGLDFMTTLQFGPSQVENGFYAIEAGSLLVSGDTGLVNLRYYARIPSLTADMPSNWVLANHPDAYLFGALTEAEPYLLNDARMQMWKDRGDTAIQGIQLADDQARFAGGTLAIGRARQ from the coding sequence ATGAGTTTCGAGAGCTACACGGCGCTGACTACTTCCATCGCGGGGTGGATCAAGCGTAAAGACCAGCAGGCGCGCATTCCTGACTTCATCGCGCTCTTTGAGGCACGGATGAACCGTGTTCTGCGGACCACAAACCAGCGGAAGTATGCGGCGCTGAACGTCTATGGCGGATCGGTTGTCCTGCCGGATGACTTCTTGGAGCCCATCGCCATCGATGACGGGACCAAAGGCCTGGATTTCATGACGACCTTACAGTTCGGCCCCAGCCAGGTCGAGAACGGGTTCTATGCGATTGAGGCCGGGTCGCTTCTGGTGTCTGGCGATACGGGGTTGGTGAACCTGCGCTACTACGCGCGAATCCCGTCCCTGACTGCTGACATGCCCAGCAATTGGGTGCTGGCGAACCATCCGGACGCCTACCTATTCGGCGCGCTTACGGAGGCCGAGCCCTACCTGTTGAACGACGCGCGCATGCAGATGTGGAAAGACCGTGGCGATACCGCCATTCAAGGAATCCAGCTCGCGGACGATCAGGCGCGGTTTGCAGGCGGAACACTGGCTATTGGACGGGCGAGGCAATAA
- a CDS encoding XRE family transcriptional regulator — protein MKLGERLKQRRIYLGVTQQALAKRAGVSQSLIAGLENGVYDASKHLIRVAEALGVDAGWLQTGEGPIPNGFPKPVVSDSVGQSDDDASVEIVKIPYWEASGSCGGGFRSDIQRRDKYLVKEAGFFTRYNVKPENAIAVYADGDSMENFIIDGDTAVFDLSKRDPKSGKIFLIDHPDGLRIKQLRRDIDGSWVLGSLSPDKQRFPDERVPPDQAARLKIHGQFVYRQGG, from the coding sequence ATGAAACTTGGCGAACGCTTGAAACAGAGGCGCATCTATTTGGGCGTAACGCAGCAGGCGCTGGCGAAAAGAGCCGGCGTCAGCCAATCCCTTATCGCTGGGCTGGAGAACGGGGTGTATGACGCGTCCAAGCACCTAATCCGAGTAGCGGAAGCGCTCGGTGTGGATGCCGGATGGCTGCAGACTGGTGAGGGGCCGATTCCCAATGGTTTCCCCAAGCCTGTGGTTTCCGACAGCGTCGGTCAATCGGACGATGACGCTTCGGTAGAGATCGTAAAGATTCCGTACTGGGAGGCTAGCGGCTCATGCGGAGGTGGCTTCCGCAGCGACATCCAGCGACGTGATAAGTATTTGGTCAAGGAGGCGGGCTTTTTCACGCGCTACAACGTCAAACCCGAGAACGCCATAGCGGTCTACGCTGACGGGGACTCGATGGAAAATTTCATAATCGATGGCGACACTGCCGTGTTTGACCTCTCCAAGCGCGACCCGAAAAGCGGCAAGATATTCCTGATCGACCATCCGGATGGCCTTCGAATCAAGCAGCTTCGTCGAGACATTGACGGTTCTTGGGTGTTGGGCAGCTTGAGCCCGGACAAACAGCGATTTCCCGATGAGCGGGTTCCGCCAGACCAGGCGGCTCGGCTGAAGATCCACGGCCAGTTTGTCTACCGCCAGGGTGGCTGA
- a CDS encoding Arm DNA-binding domain-containing protein: MGRDGRGVKAASESSIEITFQYQGQRCRERIPLKPTPANLKRAEQHRAAILEAIIRGAFDYAATFPNSPNARKFAALPGQVETVEDYLEGWLKRKQKHLKKSTWDGYRKVVDNLLIPQFGRTMLASWKRKDFRAWFDGMEVTNKRFANILSVARAALTDAVQDELIDTNPLYGWSYARPDAPKADDDIDPFSQDEQRAILRVCEPMMANQVQFAFWTGLRTSELIALDWNDVDLQRGVILVRKAMTTAGKGEAEDTKTRAGRREVKLLGPSLAALEAQRAHTQLAGDPIFIHPRARERWTGDQQIRDEWLRLLKVAKVRYRRPYQTRHTYASMMLSAGEHPMWVAKQMGHGDWTMIARIYGRWMPSADVEAGSKAEAKFSPIAPENKDVRKTG; this comes from the coding sequence ATGGGTAGAGATGGGAGGGGCGTTAAAGCCGCCTCGGAAAGCAGCATCGAGATCACGTTCCAATACCAGGGGCAACGCTGCCGGGAGCGCATCCCCCTCAAGCCCACCCCCGCTAACCTGAAGCGCGCAGAGCAGCACCGCGCGGCGATCCTGGAAGCGATCATCCGCGGTGCCTTCGACTATGCCGCCACGTTCCCGAACAGCCCGAACGCGCGTAAATTCGCCGCGCTGCCAGGCCAGGTCGAGACGGTCGAAGACTACCTTGAAGGCTGGCTGAAGCGTAAACAGAAGCACCTGAAAAAATCGACCTGGGACGGGTATCGCAAGGTGGTCGACAACCTGCTGATCCCACAATTCGGGCGCACGATGCTGGCCAGCTGGAAGCGCAAGGATTTCCGCGCATGGTTCGACGGCATGGAAGTCACAAACAAGCGCTTTGCCAACATCCTGAGCGTTGCGCGCGCCGCGCTCACCGATGCGGTGCAGGACGAGTTGATCGACACCAACCCGCTGTACGGCTGGAGCTACGCGCGGCCGGATGCGCCCAAGGCCGACGACGATATCGATCCGTTCTCGCAGGATGAACAGCGGGCCATCCTGCGCGTCTGCGAACCCATGATGGCCAACCAGGTGCAATTCGCCTTCTGGACCGGCCTGCGCACCAGCGAGTTGATCGCCCTAGACTGGAATGACGTCGACCTGCAGCGTGGCGTGATTCTCGTCCGTAAGGCCATGACGACCGCCGGCAAGGGCGAAGCGGAAGACACGAAGACGCGCGCCGGCCGGCGGGAAGTGAAATTGCTCGGCCCATCTCTGGCAGCCCTGGAGGCGCAGCGCGCGCACACGCAGCTGGCAGGCGATCCGATATTCATCCACCCACGGGCGCGCGAGCGCTGGACCGGCGATCAGCAGATCCGGGACGAATGGCTGCGGCTACTGAAGGTGGCCAAGGTCCGCTACCGGCGCCCTTACCAGACGCGCCACACCTATGCCAGCATGATGCTATCGGCGGGCGAGCACCCGATGTGGGTTGCGAAGCAGATGGGGCACGGGGACTGGACGATGATCGCCCGCATTTATGGTCGTTGGATGCCGTCGGCAGATGTCGAGGCGGGCAGCAAGGCGGAGGCGAAGTTCAGCCCAATTGCGCCTGAGAACAAGGATGTTCGCAAGACGGGCTGA
- a CDS encoding AAA family ATPase has translation MAPKTFRDFGIDVGTKSGVEVKVICPQCSPHRKKKNYPCLNVNTEKGVWHCWHCDWSGSLGNGVESRADFKKTYKRPAYVTNRTDLPQSVVDFFAQRGISQATLQRNRIGVGKEWFPQVEAERSCITFPFLRGGECVNVKYRTPDKLFRMAAGAERVLYGLDDITSVLIWVEGEMDKLSMEEAGYQNCVSVPDGAPAPEAKNYANKFDFMDCPELAAVNQHIIAVDNDPPGRRLQEELIRRLGPSKCLIVDWPEGCKDANDVLVKLGPDELQRRVIDARPVPVDGTSRARDYRGQVWRRYAGEIPKGFSTGWTALDPLYKILPGDWTLVTGIPGSGKSEWLDALAINLARGEGWNFAVYSPENDPVDYHLEKMAEKVIGKPFDQGQTERMSVVEVEEAMDFLDDHFTHLIPEEPTLGALLDRAAELVTHRGIRGLILDPWNEIVHERAGAASETDYISVAISRIRRFSRQHGVHTWVVAHPTKLQKDNSTGKYPVPTPYDVAGSAHWRNKADNCITVHRDQLDRDKPVQIHVQKIRKKFLGRVGMAELRYDQVTGRYQNFDGATLAPVYSFQSGGNNGTD, from the coding sequence ATGGCGCCCAAGACTTTCCGGGATTTCGGTATCGACGTCGGCACCAAGAGCGGTGTCGAGGTCAAGGTAATCTGTCCGCAGTGCTCCCCGCATCGGAAGAAGAAAAACTATCCGTGCTTGAACGTCAACACCGAGAAAGGCGTTTGGCATTGCTGGCACTGCGATTGGTCTGGGTCCCTTGGCAATGGCGTCGAAAGCCGCGCCGATTTCAAGAAGACCTACAAGCGGCCGGCCTACGTCACAAACCGTACCGACTTGCCCCAGTCCGTCGTCGATTTCTTCGCGCAACGTGGCATCAGCCAGGCCACGTTACAGCGCAATCGGATCGGCGTCGGGAAGGAATGGTTCCCGCAGGTGGAGGCGGAGCGTTCCTGCATCACGTTCCCGTTCCTTCGTGGCGGCGAGTGTGTGAACGTCAAGTACCGCACGCCGGACAAGCTATTCCGCATGGCTGCCGGCGCGGAGCGCGTGCTGTACGGCCTGGACGACATCACCAGCGTCCTGATTTGGGTCGAGGGCGAAATGGACAAGCTGTCGATGGAGGAAGCCGGCTATCAGAACTGCGTTTCTGTGCCCGATGGTGCGCCGGCGCCGGAGGCGAAGAATTACGCTAACAAGTTCGATTTCATGGACTGCCCGGAGCTGGCGGCCGTCAATCAACACATCATCGCGGTCGACAATGACCCGCCCGGCCGGCGCCTCCAGGAAGAACTGATCCGCCGGCTTGGGCCGTCGAAATGCCTCATCGTCGACTGGCCAGAAGGCTGCAAGGACGCGAACGATGTGCTGGTGAAGCTTGGCCCGGATGAGTTGCAAAGGCGTGTGATCGATGCGCGGCCGGTACCGGTCGATGGCACATCCCGCGCGCGTGACTACCGCGGTCAAGTGTGGCGCCGCTATGCGGGCGAAATTCCCAAGGGCTTTTCCACTGGCTGGACCGCGCTGGACCCGCTGTACAAAATCCTGCCCGGCGACTGGACGCTGGTAACGGGGATCCCCGGCTCTGGCAAGTCGGAATGGCTGGACGCGCTGGCCATAAACCTGGCGCGCGGCGAGGGCTGGAACTTTGCCGTGTACTCGCCCGAAAACGACCCAGTGGACTACCACCTGGAGAAAATGGCCGAAAAGGTGATTGGCAAGCCGTTCGATCAGGGACAGACGGAGCGCATGTCCGTTGTTGAGGTCGAAGAGGCGATGGACTTCCTGGACGACCATTTCACGCACCTGATCCCGGAGGAACCGACGCTTGGCGCGCTGCTCGATCGCGCCGCCGAGCTGGTCACTCACCGCGGCATTCGTGGGCTTATCCTGGATCCCTGGAACGAGATCGTTCATGAACGCGCTGGTGCCGCGTCGGAAACCGATTACATCTCTGTGGCGATCTCTCGCATCCGCCGATTCTCGCGTCAGCACGGCGTGCATACCTGGGTGGTGGCACATCCCACGAAGCTCCAAAAGGACAACAGCACCGGAAAATATCCCGTGCCAACGCCCTATGACGTCGCGGGATCGGCTCACTGGCGCAACAAGGCGGACAACTGCATCACGGTGCATCGGGACCAGCTGGATCGCGACAAGCCGGTCCAGATTCACGTCCAGAAGATTCGCAAAAAATTCCTTGGCCGCGTCGGCATGGCAGAGCTGCGCTACGACCAAGTCACTGGCCGTTATCAGAACTTTGACGGCGCCACGCTGGCGCCCGTGTATTCGTTTCAATCCGGAGGCAACAATGGAACCGACTGA
- a CDS encoding terminase, which translates to MARPSSYKPEYAEQARKLCLLGATDKELAGFFGTSEQTINAWKSAHPEFLEALKKGKQQADAEVADRLYQRALGYEHPEVDIRVVSGEIVQTPITKVYPPDTVAAIFWLKNRQKAAWRDKIEHVGNPDEPINMALTIKFKSPGE; encoded by the coding sequence ATGGCCCGTCCTTCGTCCTACAAGCCCGAGTATGCAGAGCAAGCGCGCAAGCTATGCCTGCTGGGCGCAACGGACAAGGAGTTGGCAGGCTTCTTTGGTACGAGCGAACAGACCATCAACGCATGGAAGAGCGCGCACCCGGAGTTTCTTGAGGCCCTAAAGAAGGGTAAGCAGCAGGCGGACGCCGAAGTCGCTGATCGGCTCTACCAGCGCGCCCTGGGTTACGAGCACCCCGAGGTCGATATCCGCGTGGTCAGTGGCGAGATCGTCCAAACGCCGATTACGAAGGTCTACCCGCCCGACACGGTAGCTGCGATTTTTTGGCTGAAGAACCGGCAGAAAGCCGCTTGGCGCGACAAGATCGAGCATGTTGGAAACCCGGATGAGCCGATCAACATGGCTCTGACGATCAAGTTCAAGTCGCCTGGGGAATAG
- a CDS encoding Panacea domain-containing protein — translation MFDERRAAQAASYLLFRAGGSMHLIKLLKLIYLAERLSFERYGEPLTGDRLVSMEHGPVLSRIYNHMNGAMRSEPGGWDSWISDRAEHKVSLRDPSALKSPEDDLLALSDSDLEVLSAVWDRFGSWDRWALVKYTHDELPEWEDPHGSSKPITYDRLFRALGYSDQQINHMLAHLHQQHEISKAFA, via the coding sequence ATGTTCGACGAACGTCGCGCTGCGCAAGCTGCCTCGTATTTGCTCTTTAGAGCAGGCGGATCGATGCACCTCATTAAGCTGCTGAAGCTGATCTATTTGGCAGAGAGGCTATCCTTCGAGCGATATGGCGAACCATTGACTGGCGACCGGCTTGTCTCAATGGAGCACGGGCCGGTGCTATCTCGCATCTATAACCATATGAATGGTGCGATGCGTTCTGAGCCAGGCGGCTGGGACTCTTGGATTTCTGACCGGGCGGAGCATAAGGTGTCTCTCCGTGACCCCTCTGCACTAAAGTCGCCGGAAGATGATCTGCTTGCGCTCAGTGATAGTGATTTGGAAGTACTCTCCGCCGTCTGGGACCGCTTCGGTTCCTGGGATCGGTGGGCACTCGTGAAGTACACTCACGATGAGCTGCCAGAGTGGGAAGACCCGCACGGATCTAGCAAGCCTATCACCTATGACCGGTTATTCCGTGCGCTAGGCTATTCGGACCAGCAAATTAATCACATGCTGGCTCACTTGCACCAACAACACGAAATCAGCAAGGCATTTGCGTAA